The Brachyhypopomus gauderio isolate BG-103 chromosome 1, BGAUD_0.2, whole genome shotgun sequence genome includes the window ggggaacccatcctcctctggccgacaccggtcaccatgacaacaacaacaatatagacagaatgtagacagaatgtaaaagatgcaataatgtcaatttagaccgaaaaatatgtaataatgtccatcatggtgtaggcatccggttaggcaggaggtggccggccaggatggatcgcttgtctctcctcatctcattattcctcaagcaggcgggcagccatgtggagaaatgaaacagggaaaattagctctgtatgaggacatatacaggacaggtaaaattataaacatttctggagtgtggcagcaactccggcactaagttaaattattacagcctagctaaaaaaaggcagaaccagaaggtaacataggcttgggggcattctgagacaatgacatccgtccactgcactgtcaacaaacttgagtgaccacgagcagtgacaggatgacagcaccagtaccccagtctaccataaaacccttcgtctatgaacccctggatctgtacctttatctaagggggatattaattatcaaacgctagactaaataagtgggttttcaacctagatttaaagattgtgactgtgtcagagtcccggacacatttaggaagattattccaaagctggggggccttataagaaaaggctcttccccctgctgttaccttgttaatttgtggaactaataacagaccagcaccctgtgatcttagttgacgtgggggttcatagtaggaaataagttcctggaggtattcaggagcaagcccgtgtagtgctttatatgctaataatagaattttaaaatcaacacgaaatttaactgggagccaatgcagggctgataggactggtctaatatgctgaaattttctagttctggtcagaactctagctgcggcattttgaactacttgaattttatttagattcctatttgaacatcctgacagtagtgaattgcagtagtctagtctagagctaacaaatgcgtgcaccaatttttctgcatcatcctgtgataatgcatttcttaatttggcaatgttgcggagatgtagaaaagctatcctagtagtattatctatatatttatcaaatgataggtcggagtcgagtatgacgcctaggtttttggctactgtgccaggtgtaatgggatagtctgcaagattaagcattaaatttggaattttctgtcttgcggccttagggcccacaaggagaacttctgttttgtcctcatttaattgtaggaagtttagagacatccagcatttaatatctcttacacaggcctcaatttttcctaaactgagtttgtcatcgggtttggctgatatgtaaagttgagtgtcatcataagtgtaggtccctaatgctgtaagtgtaggtccctaatgctgtaagtgtaggtctctaatgctgtaagtgtaggtcACTAATGCTATAAGTGTAGGTCCCTAATGCTGAACCAGAATCTCCCGGCCAATGTGGAGAACTTCTTTTAACAACTTGGTTACCGAGGATGGAAAACACGAGCCAGGCTCCTCAGCCACATTAACAATACAGATATTATTTCTCCGCATTCTGCCCTCCATGTCCACACACTTTTCCTGCAGTTCAGTCACCTGGGTCTGAAGTTTGTGGACACTGTTCTGTAACTCGGTTACTTGGTCCGAACACGTTGATAAGCCGTTCTCCATTTCACGAACAGTCCGCTTAGCCTGATCCAGATCGGAGCGGAGAACGGTTATATTATTTGTCAGTTCTGCTCTGACAGCCTGTAGTTCTGATTTAATGGCGTCGAACTCTTCGGCAAGCGTGGATTTTAGTTCGGACCTCAGAAGAGACGAAATGTCCGTTTTTAGAGCGGAGAGAATCTCGGCCTTTACTGCCTCCATGTCTGACCGCTCAGGCGGTGAGGTTGATGTGCTAGGTCTGTTAGCGATGTTTTTCCCCGTGCATGTAAACTGTCAGAGATTCTTAGCcatttatataaaaataaagagaGTCAAAGCTGTAGTGCTAGATTATAGATCGTCCAGAAACTTTTGATATATTATTTGCGGTCGTATAGCGCTATAATTCAATCTTTTTTAAACATTCCAGCAGAGCTTTCCAAGCTACAACCTACTCGATCAACGACTCGCCCATCCCCCccaaaattttctgacgcccccccactgtatgttctggcgccggccctggttaCATCATAAAACTCATCTTTCCATATGAAGAAAAGTGTTATAAATTGACAAACTGTAACGTTGTGGACTCAGAGTGAGGATCCATTAGCAGGAATAAAGGGTTTAATAAAGTACAAAAGGCAAACAACTACAAACCAGTCCAGGGTCTAAACCAGAAGAGCTACAGAAATAACAGAGGTACAAATGGATGAGACAGGAGGCAAAAACAGGAGGTAACAGgtcaaaacacagaacaataatGAGAGAAGTAGATAAACGGCTTGGTACACTTTCACAAAAGAGTCAGCAACACTTCACAAGGAGCTGCTGTGTTCGTCTGTCTTATGTAGGCAAAGTAATCAGTGGAATTCACAACAGCTGAAACAGGAGTCTTCAGTATTCTGGAGATGGAGCCCTCTAGTGGTGAGAGGGGGAATTGGCACTAGTACCATTTCTTAATATTGTGATATAAAATAATCATATTTtacataatataaatgtaaagcTAAAGAAGTGGCTGGAAATAAGCAGGAAAATAATGATTTATAAAGGATCCCAAAACCTCAAAATCTTCTGATCAGGTGAACAGGTGAGACGTAACCAGTCTATgaggagggggcgtggccacacAGCAGTCAAGAGGAGTGGACTGTTACAGTGGGGTTAAAGGGCACATGGACTTATAGGGTTCATTTACCTACATGGTAGAAAAGGATCTGTATGATCAGAAGACAAAATTACTAGTGTGTGCAAGAGGAGATAAAGTGAAACATATATAATAGGAGTCATATAATCATGTGAAATTCTATATGGTTCTTATGAATTCTTTGTCTGATTTCTCCATTCTAACATGGGAATATCAAACACTCAAGGTTTCTTTGGTCTGTTATGCTGCGTCTCTCATtacccacaaacacatgcaggcaGTTCTGTGTAAATTAGAGGAGACATGAACCAGTGTTCAGACTAATGGTGGTGATACTGTACTGGAAATGGTCtgtttacagtaaaatatactaATTGATCTGTTATGTCTGTTGATTTCTACTGATTGTATCTACTCATTCTGTGTTTCCTGTGAACTCTATTCCAACAGGTTTCTTTATAATGATGATGAATATCTTCTTGATTATGATGAAGAACAGAGAAGATCTGCAGTGGAGTTTCTGCTGGAgctgattgttacagcagcagagtgtgatgcagctacaggagagagtttcaCTAAGCAGCTGACATCTGTGTGCAGCTACACAACCTTCCCttttgatgaagatgatgacgaTGTCAAGATAGTTATTTGCGATTTCCTACTGGATCTGTACTCACGTGTGAAGGActatgagactcaaacaggcaggagtgtccttccagcattacagccagtttaccagtcagctcctgcagtctggaacATAGACCTCTCAAAGAGAAAGACCTCCCTCTTCATAGAAGTGCTGAAATTCCaaacagtgaagaaaccagtagagctgagaggctggtcagatgaagagagtgaagtgaggagtttccttcagtgtctgccctacatctcccagctcaggtgagtgagaAGCTTTTATACgtactacatttacatttacatttatggcatttagcagacgctcttatccagagcgacttacaaaagtgctatgtagttgcttggaatctccaaggtagaatagatagtcctgaacacaaggtactctaagctggaaaaaccactagacgaaagtcaaatgatacctaacaattatacctgaatatacacatcccctgaggaaaaagacagtaaacaattcctataacccaattatgcacaatacctgaggaaagagacgataaagtacaatagacaaagcataattatgcaaagtgcacttgaaagaggtgggtcttcagtcggcgtctgaagacagcaagtgactctgatgttcggacacacaagggaagttcattccaccaccttggagccaggacagagaaaagtctggatgcttgtctcccatgtgtcctggatgatggagggtcaagacgagacatacttgaggcgcggagggctctaggtatgcatctgggttttaccatggccatcaagtaaggaggagctggaccattctttgctttgtaggccagcaccagggttttatatttgatgcgggcagctaccggaagccagtggagggagcacagcaagggagtgacatggctgaacttgggaaggttgaagaccaaccgagctgcagcgttctggatcagttgcaggggtttgatggcatgcataggaagaccagccagtagggagttgcagtagtccagtcttgagataacaagggactggacaaggacctgagtggcctccctagagagaaatggccgaatcctccgaatgttgtgaagggcgaatctgcatgatcgtgttgtgttagcaacgtgggccgtgaaggagagctgattgtcgacaactacaccaaggctacgcgcttccatggatggagtgatcacggtgttctcgaatgtGATAGAAAGATCAcaatgaggactggctcttgcagggatgtacagcatctctgtcttgcttgggttaagctttaggtggtgagctgccatccaagaggcaatgtctttcagacatgcagagattcgagctgaaacctgtgtgtcagagggtgggaaggaaaagaagagctgggtgtcatccgcataacagtgataagagaagccatgtgcagatattgactcacccagagagcgggtataaagggaaaaaagaagtggacccagcactgagccttgtggaacaccggtggagagtttgcatggcgtggatgttgatcctccccatgttacttggtaggaacgaccctccaggtaggatgcaaaccatgtccatgcattgccagtgataccaaggcctgagaggatggacaggaggatctcatgattgactgtgtcaaaggcagccgaaaggtcaagcagaatcagaactgatgatagtccatttgctctagccgcatggagtttctcagttactgcaatgagtgcagtttccgtagaatgtgccggcttgaagccagattggttggggtcctgaagctggttctgtgagagaaaagaggatagctggttgtgtacagcccgttcaaggatcttagaaaggaatgagaggagagataccggtctgtagttgctgatgttggtggcatcaaggttgggtttctttaggattggcaccaccctagccgccttgaatgatgatggcacaattcctgaagataaggagttgttgatgatggtcgagatgaaagggaggagttcgtgggagattgtctggaggagtgtggatgggatggggtccagagggcatgtggtgggactgctggatgtcagcagctgaagcaccatctcagctgagagaggagagaaggaggttagagaaaagggaggagtaggaggggacACAGTGGGAACAGGGACTAGGGAAAAGGTGCTGCGAATCGTATTGatcttctcttcaaagaaggtgacaaaatcatccgcagtaagagaagtgggagttggagggggggagggtttgaggagagaagagaagattttgaacatcttgCGTGGATCTGATGTAGATGCCTCCAGCTTCTCTCTGTAGAATGATGTCTTGGCAGCAGTTAGTTCCATGGAGAATAGGGACAGGAGAGACTGATACAAGCGAAGATCAGCAGTAAGCTTCGATTTCCTCCATCGCCTCTCAACCATCCTCAGTTCTCGTCGGTTGTTACGTAGGGTGTCCGAGAGCCAAGGAGCAGGTGGGGAGGATCTTGTGGGTTTGGAAGAGAGGGGACATAAGAGGTCAatagatgaagagagggaggacaataaagtgtcagtggcggtgtctgtggagagacaagagaaagaGTCATGGGACGGGAGGGCTGTGGTGATAGTAGAGGCAAGtactgatggagagatggaatgaAGGTTACGGTGGATGGTGGTAGTGCCTGTAGCAGTAAGGGTGTgacggtggggaggaagagataAGGAGAAAGATACAAGGTGATGATCTGAACAGTGGAGAGGAGTTACTGCAATGTCCATCACTGCAGGTGGTCTAGTGAAGACCAGGTCTAAGACATTGCCTGCTCTGTGTGTTGGAGAAGACtgggtgaggttgaggttgaaTGATGACAGCAAAGGAAGAACGCCAGATGATTGTAGTTTATCTGTTGGGAGGTTGAAGTCACCAAGCAGAAGAGGAGTTTCATCATTAGGGAGGACGCTCAGAAGTGTGTCTAATTCCTCAGTGAAGTTACCTAGGGTGCAGGGTGGACGATAAACAACAATGATGTGAAGTGTGGTTGGGAAGCGTACAGTGACAGCATGATACTCAAATGTTGAGATGGTAATTTGTGGGAAAGTGCAAGGAGTAAAGCGCAAGCAACTGGACAGAAGCAATCCAgtgccacctccccttccagtctgtcttggagaGTGCGAGAAGGAAAATGCAGATGACAGGGCAGCAGGAGTAGCAGAGTTCTCTGGGGTGATCCATGTCTCTGTTAGGGCCAAGAAGTCAAGGGAGTGATGAGCTGCAATGGCTGTGATGAAGTCTGCTTTCTGGACTGCAGACTGGCAGTTCCAGAGCCCCCCGGTCGCAATGATCGGGGTGTTTGTTGAGAGTGGAGGGTAGATGAGGTTACTGGTAGTGCGTTTTCTGTAGTGATGTTTGTATTGACGGCGACTATAGGGAGTAAGAACAGGGATGGAAAAACACatgatgaataaatgaatgaaggtAGTATATGATGTGTGTCAAGGTGTGATACTTAACCAAAAAATGAAGATGGGCTTCAGTTGATTGAAGAGTAGAGGATGTCTCTAAGGACtgccacttatttaagcagcagtcaatatgtggtcccgcctcctcagttattcacacttcctaacccgaaactaagacagctgatttcactaatgacaacaatagataccaagtagactacagactagcagaatcaagctgaaagtaatgtaatccaaggcctaccttaaaaccagaagacaatcccaagaaaaacacagcacctACAGGCATAATGTTTAAAATGAGGTTTTTTCCTTCAAGGTTTGGccattgtctttgtttttgtgagctCATGTCTCACTGAGTGTGCTCAGTATATACTGCAGGTTAGATGTGTGAATGAAATCTTGATGTGTAgttagtgtgtatgtatttgagcAATGATCACACAGCTTTTGTTACTCTGTACCATTTAACCAGCCTTAAAAATATTCTGCTGGCTACAAGTGCATTTGTTGACTTAAATTGAATGAGAAACAAAATTGTGTACAGTATATACTTTGGATGTTTTAACTGTTTGTTAGTGTAACTCTGTGAAGCTTTGACACAATGTTGTAAGTGTAGGTCCCTAATGCTATAAGTGTAGGTCCctaatgctgtaagtgtaggtccctaatgctgtaagtgtaggtccctaatgcggtaagtgtaggtccctaatgctgtaagtgtaggtcactaatgctgtaaatgtaggtCACTCatgctgtaagtgtaggtcactcatgctgtaagtgtaggtctctaatgctgtaagtgtaggtcACTAATGTTATAAGTGTAGGTCACTATTGCTGTAAGTGTAGGTCtctaatgctgtaaatgtaggtCACTAATACTGTAAGTGTAGGTCACTAATGCTGCAAGTGTAGGTCACTAATGCTGCAAGTGTAGGTCActaatgctgtaagtgtaggtcTCTAATGCCATAAGTGTAGGTCACTAATATTGTAAGTGTAGGTCCCTAAtgctttaatttaattttgtcAGGTTTACACATTCTTACAGGATTTGACAGATAGCTTGTGTTGGTTATTGGCGGCCTTTTGTAGCTCTGTACTATTTAAACCCACCTTAAAAATATAATTAGACAATTCAGCTGTCCAGAACAATCTATTTGTTGACTTATGTAAATTGAATTTAAAAATTGTGTACTTTGCATGTTTAACTGTTTGATAGTGTAACCCTCAGTGAAGCTTATGGTTTGACCTTGAGATCAGCTCTGTGTTACATCATAAAACTCATCTTTCCATATGAAGAAAAGTGTTATAAATTGACAAACTGTAACGTTGTGGACTCAGAGTGAGGATCCATTAGCAGGAATAAAGGGTTTAATAAAGTACAAAAGGCAAACAACTACAAACCAGTCCAGGGTCTAAACCAGAAGAGCTACAGAAATAACAGAGGTACAAATGGATGAGACAGGAGGCAAAAACAGGAGGTAACAGgtcaaaacacagaacaataatGAGAGAAGTAGATAAACGGCTTGGTACACTTTCACAAAAGAGTCAGCAACACTTCACAAGGAGCTGCTGTGTTCGTCTGTCTTATGTAGGCAAAGTAATCAGTGGAATTCACAACAGCTGAAACAGGAGTCTTCAGTATTCTGTAGATGGAGCCCTCTAGTGGTGAGAGGGGGAATTGGCACTAGTACCATTTCTTAATATTGTGATATAAAATAATCATATTTtacataatataaatgtaaagcTAAAGAAGTGGCTGGAAATAAGCAGGAAAATAATGATTTATAAAGGATCCCAAAACCTTAAAGTCTTCTGATCAGGTGAACAGGTGAGACGTAACCAGTCTATgaggagggggcgtggccacacAGCAGTCAAGAGCAGTGGACTGTTACAGTGGGGTTAAAGGGCACATGGACTTATAGGGTTCATTTACCTACATGGTAGAAAAGGATCTGTATGATCAGAAGCCAAAATTACTAGTGTGTGCAAGAGGAGATAAAGTGAAACATATATAATAGGAGTCATATAATCATGTGAAATTCTATATGGTTCTTATGAATTCTTTGTCTGATTTCTCCATTCTAACATGGGAATATCAAACACTCAAGGTTTCTTTGGTCTGTTATGCTGCGTCTCTCATtacccacaaacacatgcaagcaGTTCTGTGTGATTTAGAGGAGACATGAACCACTGTTCAGACTAATGGTGGTGATACTGTACTGGAAATGGTCtgtttacagtaaaatatactaATTAATCTGTTATGTCTGTTGATTTCTACTGATTGTATCTACTCATTCTGTGTTTCCTGTGAACTCTATTCCAACAGGTTTCTTtataatgatgatgattattttcTTGATTATGATGAAGAACAGAGAAGATCTGCAGTGGAGTTTCTGCTGAAgctgattgttacagcagcagagtgtgatgcagctacaggagagagtttcaCTAAGCAGCTGACATCTGTGTACAACTACACAAACTTCCCttttgatgaagatgatgacgaTGTCAAGATAGTTATTTGCgatttcctgctggatctgtgctcacatgtgaaggactatgagactcaaacaggcaggagtgtccttccagcattacagccagtttaccagtcagctcctgcagtctggaacatagacctctcaaagagaaagacctccctcttcctagaagtgctgaaactccacacagtgaagaaaccagtagtgctgagaggctggtcagatgaagagagtgaagtgaggagtttccttcagtgtctgccctacatctcccagctcaggtgagtgagaAGCTTTTATACGTACTACAGGCATAATGTTTAAAATGAGGTTTTTTCCTTCAAGGTTTGGccattgtctttgtttttgtgagctCATGTCTCACTGAGTGTGCTCAGTATATACTGCAGGTTAGATGTGTGAATGAAATCTTGATGTGTAgttagtgtgtatgtatttgagcAATGATCACACAGCTTTTGTTACTCTGTACCATTTAACCAGCCTTAAAAATATTCTGCTGGCTACAAGTGCATTTGTTGACTTAAATTGAATGAGAAACAAAATTGTGTACAGTATATACTTTGGATGATTTAACTGTTTGTTAGTGTAACTCTGTGAAGCTTTGACACAATGTTGTAAGTGTAGGTCCCTAATGCGGTAAGTGTAGGTCCCTAATGCGGTAAGTGTAGGTCCCTAATGCGGTAAGTGTAGGTCCctaatgctgtaagtgtaggtctctcatgctgtaaatgtaggtcactaatgctgtaagtgtaggtccctaatggtgtaagtgtaggtccctaatgctgtaagtgtaggtccctaatgctgtaagtgtaggtccctaatgctgtaagtgtaggtccctaatgctgtaagtgtaggtcactcatgctgtaagtgtaggtcactcatgctgtaagtgtaggtcactaatattgtaagtgtaggtccctaatgctttaatttaattttgtcAGGTTTACACATTCTTACAGGATTTGACAGATAGCTTGTGTTGGTTATTGGCGGCCTTTTGTACCTCTGTACTATTTAAACCCACCTTAAAAATATAATTAGACAATTCAGCTGTCCAGAACAATCTATTTGTTGACTTATGTAAATTGAATTAAAAAAATTGTGTACTTTGCATGTTTAACTGTTTGATAGTGTAACCCTCAGTGAAGTTTATGGTTTGACCTTGAGATCAGCTCTGTGTTACATCTAGGGAtgtaaatgattaatcgactttcgattaattgtcgatcaagaggttactcgatcaaaatgtattaatcacgatgaatcgttagagagcgctcctgtagtaacttgaacagagcataagaacgagaggtgaacacgtgtcgcgaaagaccagagtggaaaacaaaatgaagcgggcgaaaacacgtgcggtgtgggaccatttcaacattgttaatttaggcaaagaagtcagatgttctctgtgtaatgtGGTACTGacgtacaacagttccactagctcactcaattatcatttgaacaccatgcagCTGTCcagcatatcaccagtgcacctggtcaacctaaaatcacagctacactgggaaagcgagcgttttcgaagctcgctacaaaaaaagaagagtgagctaaaacaaagctagctactgctgtagcccttaCCACAGATTGTTGGATgactctaacaacagaaagttacattaccgtgacatgccactacactgatgagaactggcagctaaaatctgcagtgctgattacgatgAACATGTCGgacagacacaccgctgacaatttagctgacaatctcaatgatgttgtggagacttgggcactctccggccGTATTACAGCATGTATTCACTAtaacgctagaaacattgtccaagcataggctcaataatattttgtttggctctccattttgtttcttcttaaaaaaaaattaataatgtctaatgtttcaaatggagccagtccttaatttattcctttttttaaatgaaagaatgtattttgttataccataaaaatttcctaatgcataattacttgagcaatatatcatataatacaatataattatcataatatatactttttgaacaaagtgttttaactatttagctgatattttttaaggccctattgaaacactgaaattcaggtggaaaacgctgcttatcgattaatcgaaagtcgatcgataagatcaatcaactaatgattaatgaattaatcgataatttgcatccctagttaCATCATAAAACTCATCTTTCCATATGAAGAAAAGTGTTATAAATTGACAAACTGTAACGTTGTGGACTCAGAGTGAGGATCCATTAGCAGGAATAAAGGGTTTAATAAAGTACAAAAGGCAAACAACTACAAACCAGTCCAGGGTCTAAACCAGAAGAGCTACAGAAATAACAGAGGTACAAATGGATGAGACAGGAGGCAAAAACAGGAGGTAACAGgtcaaaacacagaacaataatGAGAGAAGTAGATAAACGGCTTGGTACACTTTCACAAAAGAGTCAGCAACACTTCACAAGGAGCTGCTGTGTTCGTCTGTCTTATGTAGGCAAAGTAATCAGTGGAATTCACAACAGCTGAAACAGGAGTCTTCAGTATTCTGTAGATGGAGCCCTCTAGTGGTGAGAGGGGGAATTGGCACTAGTACCATTTCTTAATATTGTGATATAAAATAATCATATTTtacataatataaatgtaaagcTAAAGAAGTGGCTGGAAATAAGCAGGAAAATAATGATTTATAAAGGATCCCAAAACCTCAAAGTCTTCTGATCAGGTGAACAGGTGAGACGTAACCAGTCTATgaggagggggcgtggccacacAGCAGTCAAGAGCAGTGGACTGTTACAGTGGGGTTAAAGGGCACATGGACTTATAGGGTTCATTTACCTACATGGTAGAAAAGGATCTGTATGATCAGAAGCCAAAATTACTAGTGTGTGCAAGAGGAGATAAAGTGAAACATATATAATAGGAGTCATATAATCATGTGAAATTCTATATGGTTCTTATGAATTCTTTGTCTGATTTCTCCATTCTAACATGGGAATATCAAACACTCAAGGTTTCTTTGGTCTGTTATGCTGCGTCTCTCATtacccacaaacacatgcaagcaGTTCTGTGTGATTTAGAGGAGACATGAACCACTGTTCAGATTAATGGTGGTGATACTGTACTGGAAATGGTCtgtttacagtaaaatatactaATTAATCTGTTATGTCTGTTGATTTCTACTGATTGTATCTACTCATTCTGTGTTTCCTGTGAACTCTATTCCAACAGGTTTCTTtataatgatgatgattattttcTTGATTATGATGAAGAACAGAGAAGATCTGCAGTGGAGTTTCTGCTGAAgctgattgttacagcagcagagtgtgatgcagctacaggagagagtttcaCTAAGCAGCTGACATCTGTGTACAACTACACAAACTTCCCttttgatgaagatgatgacgaTGTCAAGATAGTTATTTGCgatttcctgctggatctgtgctcacgtgtgaaggactatgagactcaaacaggc containing:
- the LOC143521722 gene encoding uncharacterized protein LOC143521722, whose amino-acid sequence is MCFSIPVLTPYSRRQYKHHYRKRTTSNLIYPPLSTNTPIIATGGLWNCQSAVQKADFITAIAAHHSLDFLALTETWITPENSATPAALSSAFSFSHSPRQTGRGGGTGLLLSSCLRFTPCTFPQITISTFEYHAVTVRFPTTLHIIVVYRPPCTLGNFTEELDTLLSVLPNDETPLLLGDFNLPTDKLQSSGVLPLLSSFNLNLTQSSPTHRAGNVLDLVFTRPPAVMDIAVTPLHCSDHHLVSFSLSLPPHRHTLTATGTTTIHRNLHSISPSVLASTITTALPSHDSFSCLSTDTATDTLLSSLSSSIDLLCPLSSKPTRSSPPAPWLSDTLRNNRRELRMVERRWRKSKLTADLRLYQSLLSLFSMELTAAKTSFYREKLEASTSDPRKMFKIFSSLLKPSPPPTPTSLTADDFVTFFEEKINTIRSTFSLVPVPTVSPPTPPFSLTSFSPLSAEMVLQLLTSSSPTTCPLDPIPSTLLQTISHELLPFISTIINNSLSSGIVPSSFKAARVVPILKKPNLDATNISNYRPVSLLSFLSKILERAVHNQLSSFLSQNQLQDPNQSGFKPAHSTETALIAVTEKLHAARANGLSSVLILLDLSAAFDTVNHEILLSILSGLGITGNAWTWFASYLEGRSYQVTWGGSTSTPCKLSTGVPQGSVLGPLLFSLYTRSLGFSSNLCMSERHCLLDGSSPPKA